One Candidatus Brocadiia bacterium DNA segment encodes these proteins:
- the argR gene encoding arginine repressor, translating to MKEKSARQSKIAQIIKEQSIGTQDELLKYLKQKGTRVTQATLSRDIKEMGVLQVPGTSGRHYQLNPGATGPATRAELTRRFGGYLTDIKSAGNLIVVKTLPGEASGTARLVDGLNLPEVLGTIAGDDTFLIIVKDKQSLKKVLEKIKT from the coding sequence ATGAAAGAAAAGTCAGCCCGGCAATCGAAGATTGCACAGATAATCAAAGAGCAATCCATCGGCACCCAGGATGAGTTATTGAAATACCTGAAGCAGAAGGGCACCCGGGTTACCCAGGCCACCCTGTCGCGGGATATCAAGGAGATGGGTGTGCTTCAGGTGCCCGGTACGTCAGGACGGCATTACCAGCTGAATCCGGGAGCAACCGGACCGGCGACCCGGGCCGAGCTGACCCGTCGCTTCGGCGGCTATTTAACTGATATCAAATCCGCCGGCAACCTGATCGTGGTCAAGACACTGCCCGGCGAGGCATCAGGCACGGCCCGGCTGGTTGACGGGCTGAACCTGCCGGAGGTCCTGGGCACGATTGCCGGTGACGATACGTTTTTGATAATAGTCAAGGACAAGCAATCGCTCAAGAAAGTGCTGG